In Gallaecimonas xiamenensis 3-C-1, the following proteins share a genomic window:
- a CDS encoding acyl-CoA thioesterase — protein MEHLLDHQLSMSVLMTPDMANFSGKVHGGELLSYLDKVAYACASRYAGAYVVTLSVDRVMFRQAINVGELVTFLASVNFTGTTSMEVGIKVITEDIRNKVVRHTNSCYFTMVALDDEGKPTPVRPLEPQNEEEKQRFEAAKLRRKLLRDQEAAHDAIKKEVQQLEL, from the coding sequence CGTGCTGATGACCCCCGATATGGCCAACTTTTCCGGCAAAGTGCACGGCGGAGAGCTGTTGTCGTACTTGGACAAGGTGGCCTATGCCTGCGCCAGCCGTTATGCGGGCGCCTATGTGGTGACCCTGTCGGTGGACAGGGTGATGTTCCGCCAGGCCATCAATGTCGGCGAGCTAGTCACCTTCCTGGCGTCGGTGAACTTCACCGGTACCACCTCCATGGAGGTGGGCATCAAGGTGATCACCGAAGATATCCGCAACAAGGTGGTGCGCCACACCAACAGCTGCTACTTCACCATGGTGGCCCTGGACGACGAAGGCAAACCCACTCCGGTACGCCCGTTAGAGCCACAGAATGAAGAAGAAAAACAACGCTTCGAAGCAGCCAAGCTGCGCCGTAAGTTACTGCGGGACCAGGAAGCCGCCCACGACGCCATTAAAAAGGAAGTGCAGCAGTTGGAGCTCTGA
- a CDS encoding N-acetylmuramoyl-L-alanine amidase, translating to MFAIDKDGWVSHTKVTKKDRPKLAHGPMAPVKAIVLHRTGTTSASSVLNAWATKPEGTHFLIGEDGSIYQCASLKQQCWHVGKLYARCRTTSSCTEEDAKAIDAILHQKGTNWGQKFRMVTRHELEKDYPDRFPHNHDALGIEIVGALSTQSEIYELPNEAQQQSLFWLVDQLVAAFELTLSDIYAHGKIAHKDPKQSEGASALKAYRIYKEAG from the coding sequence ATGTTCGCGATCGACAAGGACGGTTGGGTATCCCACACCAAAGTCACCAAAAAAGACCGCCCCAAGCTGGCCCACGGGCCCATGGCCCCCGTTAAGGCGATAGTACTGCACAGGACCGGCACCACATCGGCCTCTTCGGTGCTGAACGCTTGGGCGACCAAACCCGAGGGTACCCATTTTCTCATCGGCGAAGACGGCAGCATTTACCAATGTGCCAGCCTGAAACAACAGTGCTGGCATGTAGGCAAACTCTATGCCCGCTGCCGCACCACCTCGTCCTGCACCGAGGAAGACGCCAAGGCCATTGACGCCATCCTTCATCAAAAGGGGACCAACTGGGGACAGAAGTTCCGGATGGTGACGCGCCATGAGCTGGAAAAGGACTATCCGGATCGCTTTCCCCATAACCATGACGCCTTGGGCATCGAGATTGTCGGGGCCCTGTCCACCCAAAGCGAGATCTATGAGTTGCCCAACGAGGCCCAGCAGCAGTCGCTTTTCTGGCTGGTAGACCAACTGGTGGCTGCCTTTGAACTGACCCTGAGCGATATCTATGCCCACGGCAAGATAGCCCATAAGGATCCCAAGCAGTCCGAAGGCGCCTCGGCCCTGAAAGCCTACAGGATTTACAAGGAGGCCGGATGA
- a CDS encoding antibiotic biosynthesis monooxygenase family protein translates to MSAIAQTPKPPYYAVIFSSLRTPVDAGYGEMADLMATLAAQQPGYLGAESAREGLGITVSYWQSLEAIRAWKANVDHQLAQRQGREKWYSAYKTRIALVERDYGFEV, encoded by the coding sequence ATGTCAGCCATAGCACAAACCCCCAAGCCCCCATATTACGCGGTGATCTTCAGCTCCCTTCGCACCCCTGTCGATGCAGGCTATGGTGAGATGGCAGATCTCATGGCGACCCTGGCGGCGCAGCAGCCGGGTTATCTGGGTGCCGAATCGGCCCGGGAAGGGCTGGGGATCACCGTATCCTATTGGCAGAGCCTGGAGGCGATCCGCGCCTGGAAAGCCAATGTCGACCATCAGCTGGCCCAGCGCCAGGGGCGGGAGAAATGGTACAGCGCCTATAAGACCCGCATCGCCCTGGTGGAGCGGGACTACGGTTTCGAGGTGTAA
- the metG gene encoding methionine--tRNA ligase — MADSRRILVTSALPYANGPIHLGHMLEYIQTDIWVRFQKLRGFEAYYVCADDAHGTPIMLKAREQGISPEAMIAKTNVEHQADFADFHIGFDHYHSTHSDENRELSALIYNRLNDGGYIKTETISQLFDPQEQMFLPDRFVKGTCPKCGAEDQNGDNCEVCGATYQPVDLKDPKSVVSGATPVLKDSVHYFFDLPAFEGMLKEWIRSGSLQEEMANKLAEWFEQGLARWDISRDAPYFGFEIPGAPGKYFYVWLDAPIGYLASFKALCEKTGINFDDFWKEDSDAEVYHFIGKDIIYFHSLFWPAMLDGAGFRKPTNVFAHGYVTVNGAKMSKSRGTFIKARTYLDHLDPEYLRYYYAAKLSNRIDDLDLSLEDFTQRVNSDLVGKLVNIASRTAGFITKRFDGKLADSIDTTLFDEFVAKGDDIAKAFEGREFGRAVREIMALADKANVYIADTAPWVLVKNDDTLSEAHQVCTLSLNLFKVLVTYLKPVLPTLAAKVEAFLGSELTWANRGELLVGRAINPFQAMVSRIEPAKVEAMVEASKENMAKKVEGPLADDPISPEISYDDFAKVDLRIARIAKAEHVEGADKLLRLELDLGGETRQVFAGIKSAYAPEDLQGKLTVMVANLAPRKMKFGMSEGMVLAAGPGGKDLWVLSPDDGASAGSAQPGMRVK; from the coding sequence ATGGCTGATTCGCGCCGCATTCTGGTCACCAGCGCCCTGCCTTACGCCAACGGGCCTATCCACTTGGGCCATATGTTGGAGTACATCCAGACCGATATCTGGGTCCGTTTTCAAAAACTCCGGGGTTTTGAAGCCTATTATGTCTGCGCGGACGATGCCCACGGCACCCCCATCATGCTCAAGGCGCGGGAACAGGGCATTAGCCCCGAAGCCATGATCGCCAAGACCAACGTGGAGCACCAGGCCGACTTTGCCGACTTCCATATCGGCTTTGACCATTACCACAGCACCCACAGTGACGAGAACCGCGAGCTGTCGGCCCTGATCTACAACCGCCTCAACGACGGCGGCTACATCAAGACCGAGACCATCTCCCAGCTGTTCGACCCGCAAGAACAGATGTTCCTGCCGGACCGCTTCGTCAAGGGAACCTGCCCCAAATGCGGCGCCGAAGACCAAAACGGCGACAACTGTGAAGTGTGCGGCGCCACCTACCAGCCGGTGGATCTCAAGGATCCCAAGTCGGTGGTGTCCGGTGCCACCCCGGTGCTGAAAGACTCGGTGCACTACTTCTTCGACCTGCCGGCTTTTGAGGGCATGCTCAAGGAATGGATCCGCTCCGGCTCCTTGCAGGAAGAAATGGCCAACAAGCTGGCCGAGTGGTTCGAACAGGGCCTGGCCCGCTGGGACATCTCCCGCGACGCCCCCTATTTCGGCTTCGAGATCCCCGGCGCCCCCGGCAAGTACTTCTACGTCTGGCTGGACGCTCCCATAGGTTATCTGGCCTCCTTCAAGGCCCTGTGCGAAAAGACCGGCATCAACTTCGACGACTTCTGGAAAGAAGACTCCGACGCCGAGGTCTACCACTTTATCGGCAAGGACATCATCTACTTCCACAGCCTGTTCTGGCCGGCCATGTTGGACGGCGCCGGTTTCCGTAAGCCCACCAACGTCTTCGCCCACGGCTATGTCACCGTCAACGGCGCCAAGATGTCCAAGTCTCGTGGCACCTTTATCAAGGCTCGCACCTACCTGGACCACCTGGACCCGGAATACCTGCGCTATTACTACGCCGCCAAGCTGTCCAACCGCATCGACGACCTGGACTTGAGCCTGGAAGACTTCACCCAGCGGGTGAACTCCGATCTGGTGGGCAAGCTGGTCAATATCGCCTCCCGTACCGCCGGCTTTATCACCAAGCGCTTTGACGGCAAGCTGGCCGACAGTATCGACACCACCCTCTTTGACGAGTTCGTGGCCAAGGGCGACGACATCGCCAAGGCCTTCGAAGGCCGCGAGTTTGGCCGCGCCGTGCGCGAGATCATGGCCCTGGCCGACAAGGCCAACGTCTATATCGCCGACACCGCCCCCTGGGTATTGGTGAAAAACGACGACACCCTGAGTGAGGCCCACCAGGTCTGTACCCTGAGCCTGAACCTGTTCAAGGTGCTGGTCACTTACCTCAAGCCGGTACTGCCAACCCTGGCCGCCAAGGTGGAAGCCTTCCTGGGCAGCGAGCTGACCTGGGCCAACCGTGGCGAGCTGCTGGTGGGCCGCGCCATCAATCCCTTCCAGGCCATGGTGAGCCGCATCGAGCCGGCCAAGGTCGAGGCCATGGTAGAAGCCTCCAAGGAAAACATGGCCAAGAAGGTCGAAGGCCCCCTGGCGGACGACCCCATCAGCCCCGAGATAAGCTACGACGATTTTGCCAAGGTGGACCTGCGCATCGCCCGCATTGCCAAGGCAGAGCACGTAGAAGGGGCCGACAAGCTGCTGCGCCTGGAGCTGGACTTGGGGGGAGAAACCCGCCAGGTGTTTGCCGGTATCAAGTCCGCTTACGCCCCCGAAGACTTGCAGGGCAAGCTCACCGTCATGGTGGCGAACCTTGCGCCGCGCAAGATGAAGTTCGGCATGAGCGAAGGCATGGTGCTGGCTGCCGGCCCCGGCGGTAAGGACCTTTGGGTACTGAGCCCGGACGACGGCGCCTCGGCCGGCAGCGCCCAGCCTGGCATGCGCGTTAAATAA
- the apbC gene encoding iron-sulfur cluster carrier protein ApbC encodes MRFFSKATQPRLTEVLCPLTGLPLADLAQTLEESTATLRLRLPYPVAAFASELEEALKPVLAGRTLHLEGQLPAFAKSLGKAKNLIAVASGKGGVGKSTTTINLALALKALGLKVGVLDADLFGPSLPMMVGTRGQHPDSPDGKTMYPIEALGLYTQSIGYLVDDSDAAVWRGPMASTALLQLANETQWPELDLLLIDMPPGTGDIQLTVSQKLPLVGAVIVTTPQDLALSDAIKGMAMFDKVGVATLGLVENMSYHQCSQCGHQEHLFGDGGGVRLAAEKQVPLLGAIPLTLAIRQQTDGGQPLVVNAPDSHEAHCYMAAARKLLATLVKRPAVPAAIEVKMV; translated from the coding sequence ATGCGTTTTTTCTCAAAAGCTACCCAGCCGCGCCTCACCGAGGTGCTTTGCCCCTTAACCGGCCTGCCCCTGGCCGACCTGGCCCAGACCCTGGAGGAGAGCACTGCCACCTTGCGCCTGCGGCTGCCTTACCCGGTTGCGGCCTTTGCCAGTGAGCTGGAAGAGGCCCTAAAACCGGTGCTGGCCGGGCGCACCCTGCATCTTGAAGGGCAGTTGCCGGCTTTTGCCAAGTCCCTTGGCAAGGCGAAAAACCTTATCGCCGTGGCCTCCGGCAAGGGCGGGGTGGGTAAGTCCACCACCACCATCAACCTGGCTTTGGCCTTAAAAGCCCTTGGCCTGAAAGTGGGGGTGCTGGACGCCGACCTGTTCGGGCCTTCCCTGCCGATGATGGTGGGTACCCGGGGCCAGCATCCGGACAGCCCTGACGGCAAGACCATGTATCCCATCGAAGCCCTGGGGCTTTACACCCAGTCCATCGGCTATCTGGTGGACGACAGCGACGCCGCCGTCTGGCGCGGCCCCATGGCCAGTACGGCGCTGCTGCAATTGGCCAACGAAACCCAGTGGCCTGAGCTGGATCTGCTGCTTATCGACATGCCGCCGGGCACCGGCGATATCCAGCTGACGGTATCCCAGAAGCTGCCCCTGGTTGGGGCCGTTATCGTCACCACACCCCAGGATCTGGCCCTGAGCGACGCCATCAAGGGCATGGCCATGTTCGACAAGGTGGGAGTGGCGACCCTGGGGCTGGTGGAAAACATGAGCTACCACCAGTGCAGCCAGTGCGGCCATCAGGAGCACCTCTTTGGGGACGGCGGCGGCGTGCGCCTGGCGGCAGAAAAACAGGTGCCCTTATTGGGGGCCATTCCCCTGACCCTGGCTATTCGCCAGCAGACCGACGGCGGCCAGCCGCTGGTGGTCAACGCCCCTGACAGCCATGAGGCCCATTGTTATATGGCCGCCGCCCGCAAGCTGCTGGCCACACTGGTGAAAAGACCTGCGGTGCCGGCAGCCATCGAGGTCAAAATGGTGTAG
- the udk gene encoding uridine kinase, whose protein sequence is MPTENPCVIIGIAGASASGKSLIARTIFNELKAEVGREEIAVITEDSYYRDQSELSMDQRVLTNYDHPQAFEHDLLVRQLQALKDGQAVEIPEYSYEEHTRKTSTHTVTPKKVIILEGILLLSYKPLRDMLQASVFVDAPLDICLMRRLVRDVAERGRTMESVLKQYMDTVRPMFLQFIEPSKQYADIIVPRGGKNRIAIDMLKAKIRQHL, encoded by the coding sequence ATGCCTACGGAAAATCCTTGCGTCATCATCGGTATAGCGGGTGCATCTGCATCTGGTAAGTCACTGATTGCCAGGACTATTTTCAACGAACTCAAGGCAGAGGTTGGGCGCGAGGAGATCGCGGTGATCACCGAAGACAGCTACTACCGCGACCAGAGCGAGCTGTCCATGGACCAGCGGGTGCTGACCAACTACGACCATCCCCAGGCCTTCGAGCACGATCTGCTGGTGCGCCAGCTGCAAGCCCTCAAGGACGGCCAGGCAGTGGAGATCCCCGAGTATTCCTACGAGGAACACACCCGCAAGACCAGCACCCATACCGTTACCCCCAAGAAGGTGATCATCCTTGAGGGGATTTTGCTCTTGTCTTACAAACCGTTACGGGACATGCTGCAAGCCTCTGTCTTTGTCGACGCCCCCCTGGATATCTGCCTGATGCGCCGCCTGGTGCGGGACGTGGCAGAGCGGGGCCGCACCATGGAGTCGGTGCTCAAGCAGTATATGGACACGGTCAGGCCCATGTTCCTGCAGTTTATCGAGCCGTCCAAGCAATATGCCGACATCATAGTGCCCAGAGGCGGCAAGAACCGCATCGCCATCGACATGCTCAAAGCCAAGATCCGCCAGCACCTGTAG
- the dcd gene encoding dCTP deaminase — protein sequence MRLCDTHIEEYLADGRIVIDPPPGPDAISGVSVDVRLGDKFRVFQDHTAPYIDLSGPRSQVNAALERVMSDEIVIPEGEAFFLHPGELALAVTYESVTLPADIVGWLDGRSSLARLGLMVHVTAHRIDPGWSGRIVLEFYNSGKLPLALRPHMKIGALNFETLSAPAARPYNKRLDAKYKDQQGAVASRIDQDSK from the coding sequence ATGCGTTTGTGTGATACCCATATCGAAGAATACCTGGCCGACGGCCGCATCGTTATCGACCCGCCGCCGGGCCCCGACGCCATCAGCGGCGTCAGCGTGGATGTGCGCTTGGGGGATAAGTTCCGGGTCTTCCAGGATCACACGGCGCCCTATATCGACCTGTCCGGTCCCCGGTCACAAGTGAACGCGGCCCTGGAAAGGGTGATGAGCGACGAGATCGTCATCCCCGAAGGAGAGGCTTTCTTCCTGCACCCCGGCGAGCTGGCCCTGGCGGTCACCTATGAATCGGTGACCCTGCCCGCCGATATCGTCGGTTGGTTGGACGGCCGTTCGTCCCTGGCACGCCTGGGGCTGATGGTCCATGTCACCGCCCACCGTATCGACCCGGGCTGGTCCGGGCGCATCGTGCTGGAGTTTTATAACTCCGGCAAGCTGCCCCTGGCCCTGCGCCCCCACATGAAGATCGGTGCCCTGAACTTCGAAACCCTGTCGGCCCCGGCGGCCCGGCCTTACAACAAGCGCCTGGACGCCAAATACAAGGACCAGCAGGGAGCCGTGGCCAGCCGCATCGACCAGGACAGCAAGTAA
- the arfB gene encoding alternative ribosome rescue aminoacyl-tRNA hydrolase ArfB — translation MLEIAAGIVIPAHELQFSAQRAQGAGGQHVNTTDSSVLLKFNFEDSKSLPDHYKEGLRRMSSHLVHGPLVVIKAQEHRSQHMNREVALERFKALMEQAGHRPKVRRATRPTRASKERRVKAKKGRGEVKAARGKVRLD, via the coding sequence ATGCTCGAGATAGCCGCCGGGATAGTGATCCCGGCCCACGAACTGCAGTTTTCCGCCCAGCGCGCCCAGGGCGCGGGGGGCCAGCACGTCAACACCACCGACTCGTCGGTGCTGCTCAAATTCAACTTCGAAGACTCCAAGAGCCTGCCCGACCATTACAAGGAAGGGCTAAGGCGCATGAGTTCGCACCTGGTGCATGGCCCCCTGGTGGTGATCAAGGCCCAGGAACACCGCTCCCAGCACATGAACCGGGAAGTGGCCCTGGAGAGGTTCAAGGCGCTTATGGAACAGGCCGGCCACAGGCCCAAGGTGCGCCGGGCCACCAGGCCCACCCGGGCTTCCAAGGAAAGGCGGGTCAAGGCCAAGAAGGGCCGGGGCGAAGTCAAGGCCGCCAGGGGCAAGGTGCGTTTGGACTAA
- a CDS encoding lipase family protein gives MSFYNHPQHLSRANLAHLSTLNAELAAGLFKGEVLSQGGLSLGLEITPKHLILVVHHPEGNTRDWATDLRAQLLLWPVQRPLGKVHGGFLEQAQSLLGPLLPLLSRHLKSGMALWLTGHGLGGALASVLAAELALGQDLDVTGLCTFGCPRVFDNSLAAAMEELLGERYWRVVNDQDYITRLPPRCFGYRHGGHLSYFDTTGRLHLADGQRWWDGFWDRCQYHGQWLFAKDMAGVAEHGVDEYQLLSLGAKL, from the coding sequence GTGAGTTTTTACAATCATCCCCAGCACCTCAGCCGGGCCAACCTGGCCCACCTGAGCACCCTGAACGCCGAGCTGGCGGCAGGCCTCTTTAAAGGTGAGGTGTTATCCCAGGGCGGCCTGAGCTTGGGACTTGAGATAACGCCCAAGCACCTGATCCTGGTTGTCCATCACCCTGAAGGCAATACCCGAGACTGGGCCACGGATCTGCGGGCCCAGCTGCTGCTCTGGCCTGTCCAAAGGCCCCTTGGCAAGGTTCATGGCGGCTTTTTGGAGCAGGCCCAAAGCCTGCTCGGCCCCTTATTGCCGCTGTTATCCCGCCACCTCAAGTCCGGCATGGCCCTGTGGCTGACCGGCCATGGCCTGGGTGGTGCCCTGGCCTCGGTGCTGGCCGCCGAGCTGGCCCTGGGCCAGGACCTGGATGTCACCGGCCTTTGCACCTTCGGTTGCCCCCGGGTGTTCGACAACAGCCTGGCGGCGGCCATGGAAGAGCTGCTGGGAGAGCGCTATTGGCGGGTGGTCAATGACCAGGACTACATTACCCGGCTGCCCCCCCGCTGTTTTGGCTATCGCCATGGGGGACATTTGTCGTACTTTGATACCACGGGTCGTTTGCATCTGGCCGACGGCCAGCGCTGGTGGGACGGCTTTTGGGACCGCTGCCAGTACCACGGCCAATGGCTGTTCGCCAAGGACATGGCCGGCGTGGCCGAACACGGCGTGGACGAATATCAACTGTTGAGCCTGGGAGCCAAACTGTGA
- a CDS encoding putative signal transducing protein — MTESLLYTASNTIEAHLLQGLLGGEGIQVRLDSDLLMGAVGDLPTEVQQVRLWCYPYHLNAARQVLENYFKSVGDDWFCGQCGEHNGGAFEFCWHCRQPRKGN, encoded by the coding sequence GTGACCGAATCCCTGCTGTACACCGCCAGCAACACTATCGAAGCCCACCTGCTGCAAGGACTGCTGGGGGGAGAGGGGATCCAGGTGCGCCTGGACTCGGATCTGCTGATGGGGGCGGTGGGAGACCTGCCCACCGAGGTGCAGCAGGTGCGGCTCTGGTGTTACCCCTACCATCTCAATGCCGCCCGTCAGGTGCTGGAAAACTACTTCAAGAGCGTCGGCGACGATTGGTTCTGCGGCCAGTGCGGTGAGCACAACGGTGGCGCCTTCGAATTCTGCTGGCACTGCCGCCAGCCCCGCAAGGGCAACTAA
- a CDS encoding tetratricopeptide repeat protein, translating to MSQYIVDVTTENFQQQLLEASLSQPVLAAFYVKGHAPCDQLLTTLESLAGQYQGRFVLAKIDCDAQSMLAAQFQIQSVPTLYLIDQGRPVDGLAGPQTAESVSALLDKHLPEPVDPDLEAGLALFDQEQYGEAITKLTLAAQNAADPHPVNIVLAQALIEENRLDEADAKLATIPMAYQDAAFKQAQAELQLKKEAADTPEVRALSEALAQNPEDDGLRLKLAVQLHAAGRNEEALEGLLAILTKDLQFQNGEAKKTCLDILAALGQGNALAAKYRRQLFSLLY from the coding sequence ATGAGCCAGTACATAGTCGACGTCACCACCGAGAATTTCCAACAGCAGCTGTTGGAAGCATCCCTGAGCCAGCCGGTACTGGCGGCCTTCTACGTCAAGGGCCATGCCCCTTGCGATCAGCTGCTGACTACCCTTGAAAGCCTGGCCGGCCAATACCAGGGCCGCTTCGTACTGGCCAAGATAGACTGCGATGCCCAGTCCATGCTGGCCGCCCAGTTCCAAATCCAAAGCGTGCCCACCCTCTACCTGATTGACCAGGGCCGCCCGGTAGACGGCCTGGCCGGCCCCCAAACCGCCGAGTCGGTGAGCGCCCTGCTGGACAAGCACCTGCCCGAGCCGGTGGACCCGGACCTGGAAGCGGGCCTGGCCCTGTTCGACCAGGAGCAGTATGGGGAAGCCATCACCAAGCTGACCCTAGCGGCCCAGAACGCTGCCGACCCCCACCCGGTCAATATCGTGCTGGCCCAGGCCCTTATCGAAGAAAACCGCCTGGACGAAGCGGACGCCAAGCTGGCCACCATTCCCATGGCCTACCAGGACGCCGCCTTTAAGCAGGCCCAGGCCGAGTTGCAGCTGAAAAAGGAAGCGGCAGACACCCCCGAAGTGCGGGCCCTGTCAGAGGCCCTGGCCCAGAACCCCGAGGACGACGGCCTGCGCCTGAAACTGGCGGTGCAGCTCCATGCCGCCGGCCGGAATGAAGAGGCCCTGGAGGGCTTGTTGGCCATCCTGACCAAGGATCTGCAGTTCCAAAACGGCGAGGCCAAGAAGACCTGCCTGGACATACTGGCGGCCCTTGGCCAGGGCAATGCCCTGGCGGCCAAGTACCGGCGCCAACTGTTCAGTTTGCTCTATTGA
- a CDS encoding S46 family peptidase produces the protein MRRLLPLALLSASALANEGMWMPTQLPQMADTLKTAGLKIAPADLADLTKAPMNAVISLGGCTASFVSPKGLVVTNHHCAYGSIQYNSTPDKNLIEDGFLAKRLDQELPGAPGSRIFVTESMTEVTDTMNQGLANLAGKARYKALEDKEKALVAQCEAEPGYRCNVFSYYGGAQYWLLKQLEIKDVRLVYAPAEAIGVYGGDIDNWMWPRHTGDFSFYRAYVGKDGKPAEYSSDNVPYQPKHYLSINGGGLAQDDFVMVAGYPGSTNRYRTAQEVRHAIGYYYPTLQKRLADLNTLIGNACEGVDDACIKYASYRQGLKNYAKNFQGQLEGFAKSDLVERKVRLEAALGNWVKQDQGRQAQYGQALGDLQSLILDDQAQQQADMQRRGASESQLFATARSLYKWAKERQKPDAEREPGYQDRDRARMEAGLNRLERRFHPVVDKALWLHGLDDYRQLAKDQRIGAIDQALAVDDDKARAKAVDGFYGATGLMDSATRLAWLDKAPADYEASQDPFIRLAVASFADFERIKEQGEDRAGRFLALRPVFMQALIAYKQSLGELVYPDANSSLRVTYGHVKGYTPAVGTITQDQDGARYNPKGTSQYLPFTTLKGIVNKHTGQAPFNAPKAELDAIADQDFGPYYMAAIDSVPVNFLSTVDTTGGNSGSPTLNAKGELVGLLFDGTYDSINSDWDFTPATRSIHVDTRYMLWVMDKLDGADNLLSEMRIVGLPDDL, from the coding sequence ATGAGAAGGTTACTGCCCCTGGCCCTGTTGTCGGCCTCGGCACTGGCCAATGAAGGCATGTGGATGCCCACCCAGTTGCCCCAGATGGCCGACACCCTTAAAACCGCCGGCCTGAAGATAGCGCCGGCGGACTTGGCCGATCTGACCAAAGCCCCCATGAACGCCGTGATAAGCCTGGGGGGCTGCACCGCCTCTTTTGTGTCCCCCAAGGGCCTGGTGGTCACTAACCACCACTGCGCCTACGGCAGCATCCAGTACAACAGCACCCCAGATAAAAACCTCATCGAGGACGGCTTCCTGGCCAAACGCCTGGACCAGGAACTGCCGGGGGCACCGGGCTCGCGCATCTTCGTCACCGAGTCCATGACCGAGGTCACCGACACCATGAACCAGGGGCTGGCCAACCTGGCCGGCAAGGCCCGTTACAAGGCCCTGGAAGACAAGGAAAAAGCCCTGGTGGCCCAGTGCGAGGCCGAGCCGGGATACCGCTGCAACGTCTTTAGCTACTACGGCGGCGCCCAGTACTGGCTGCTCAAGCAGCTGGAGATCAAGGACGTGCGCCTGGTCTATGCCCCGGCCGAAGCCATAGGGGTGTACGGCGGCGACATCGACAACTGGATGTGGCCAAGGCACACCGGCGACTTTTCCTTCTACCGCGCCTATGTGGGCAAGGACGGCAAACCGGCCGAGTACAGCAGCGACAACGTGCCTTACCAACCCAAGCACTATCTGAGCATCAACGGCGGCGGCCTGGCCCAGGACGATTTCGTGATGGTGGCCGGTTACCCAGGTTCCACCAACCGTTACCGCACCGCCCAGGAAGTGCGCCACGCCATCGGTTATTACTATCCCACCTTGCAAAAGCGCCTGGCGGATCTCAACACCTTGATCGGCAACGCCTGTGAAGGGGTGGACGATGCCTGCATCAAATACGCCTCCTACCGCCAGGGCCTGAAGAACTATGCCAAGAACTTCCAGGGGCAACTGGAAGGCTTTGCCAAGAGCGATCTGGTGGAGCGCAAGGTGCGCCTGGAAGCGGCCTTGGGTAACTGGGTCAAGCAAGACCAGGGCCGCCAGGCTCAGTACGGCCAGGCTCTGGGCGACCTGCAAAGCCTGATCCTCGACGACCAGGCCCAGCAGCAGGCCGACATGCAGCGCCGTGGCGCCAGCGAAAGCCAGCTCTTTGCCACCGCCCGCAGCCTCTACAAGTGGGCCAAGGAAAGGCAAAAGCCCGATGCCGAGCGTGAACCGGGTTACCAGGACCGCGACCGGGCCCGCATGGAAGCCGGCCTCAACCGCCTGGAGCGCCGTTTCCACCCCGTAGTGGACAAGGCCCTGTGGCTCCATGGCCTGGATGACTATCGCCAGTTGGCCAAGGACCAGCGCATCGGCGCCATCGACCAGGCCCTGGCGGTGGACGACGACAAGGCTCGCGCCAAGGCGGTGGACGGCTTCTACGGCGCCACCGGCCTGATGGACAGCGCCACCCGCCTGGCCTGGCTGGACAAGGCCCCGGCGGATTATGAAGCAAGCCAAGACCCCTTTATCCGCCTGGCGGTAGCCAGCTTCGCCGACTTTGAGCGCATCAAGGAGCAGGGCGAAGACAGGGCAGGGCGTTTCCTGGCCCTGCGCCCGGTGTTTATGCAGGCCCTTATCGCCTACAAGCAAAGCCTGGGCGAGCTGGTCTACCCCGACGCCAACTCCAGCCTGCGGGTGACCTATGGCCACGTGAAGGGCTATACCCCGGCGGTTGGCACCATCACCCAAGACCAGGACGGTGCCCGCTACAACCCCAAAGGCACCTCCCAATACCTGCCCTTTACCACCCTTAAGGGCATCGTCAACAAGCACACAGGCCAGGCCCCCTTCAACGCCCCCAAGGCGGAGCTGGACGCCATTGCCGACCAGGACTTTGGCCCCTACTACATGGCAGCCATCGACTCGGTACCGGTGAACTTCCTGTCCACCGTTGACACCACAGGGGGCAACTCGGGCTCACCGACCCTCAACGCCAAGGGCGAGCTGGTGGGGCTGCTGTTTGACGGCACCTATGATTCCATCAACTCCGACTGGGACTTCACCCCGGCCACCCGTTCCATCCACGTCGACACCCGTTACATGCTGTGGGTGATGGACAAGCTGGACGGCGCCGACAACCTGTTGTCGGAAATGCGCATCGTCGGCCTGCCTGACGACCTCTAA